A segment of the Cellvibrio sp. KY-YJ-3 genome:
ACAATTACCAAAGATTACACCAAATCCATTATCGGTTGGGTTTACAATTGAATTAACTCACCACACAGGCCTCCCCCATGACCACCACAAACAAACTCCGTATAGACATAGTGTCCGATGTTGTCTGCCCCTGGTGCATTATTGGCTACCGACAGTTGGAACGCGCCCTGACGGAAACTGGAACCGCGTATGAACTTCACTGGCAGCCCTTTGAGCTGAATCCCGATATGCCTACAGAAGGACAAAATTTGCGTGAGCATTTGGCAGAGAAATATGGCTCGACCAAAGAGCAATCGGACGCTAACCGAAAACATATAACGGCGGTAGGCGCCGAGTTGGGATTTGAGTTTTGTTTTACCGATGATATGCGCATGCACAATACGTTTAATGTGCATCAGCTACTGCATTGGGCTGATCAACAAGGGCGCAAGCAGGATTTGAAACAAGCGCTTTTTGCAGCGCATTTTACCCATCGCCGAAATTTGTCGGACGATGAAGTGCTGGCCGATATCGCCGCAGAAATTGGCTTGGCGCGAGGCGAAGCTTTGGCTGTATTGCACGATCAACGTTTTGCCAATGACGTGCGCGCTGCCGAAAAGTTTTGGATAGATGCAGGCATTCGCGGTGTACCGGCGATTGTGTTTAATCGCCGTCACTTGGTGACAGGGGCGCAAGGCACTGAGAATTACAAACAGATTTTGCAGCAGCTTGCAGAGGAAGCTAATTAAACAGTGAGCGCATTTGACCCAAGGGCATGATGCGCATACGATATGCGCATCACGTGAAGGAGGCAGTTATGCTTGCGCTATACGATCAAAACGCCCCAAAGAAACCCACAAACCTTAGTATAAACAGTGACTTACTTAAAAAAGCCAGGGATTTGGACATTAACCTTTCCGCTGCTTTAGAACAGGCACTGACAGACCAACTAAAGGCCAAGCAAGCGCAGCAATGGCTGGAACAGAATAAAACGGCTATTGCGGCCTACAACAAATCTGTTGATGACAATGGCGTATTCAGCGATGGACTGCGGAGTTTTTGATGGCGCAATTTACGGTTTACCAAAACAAAAATTCGCAGAGCAATAAAGTATTTCCTCTGCTCCTGGATATTCAAACAAATCTGCTCGATTCGCTACAAACAACGGTGGTAGTGCCACTCAAAAAACTGGGAAGCAATAAAGATAAGGCGTTAACTCACTTAACGCCCACCATAAATATCGAAGGCATTGATTATTTAATACTGATACCTCAGCTAGCAGGTATTCAACGCAAAGAGCTAGGCAAAGCCATTGCCAATGTTGAGTACGCAAGAGCTGAAATACTCAATGCCTTGGATTTTCTGCTTACGGGCATTTAACAGAATCGTGCACAAATACTGCATTTATATTTCTGCAGTATTCGACATACCAATACTGCAACAATAATTACCTTTCTTGTAATCGTTATAGGCTTCCAAATGTCCAACACTCCCCTCTACGGCTTTTCCGACACCTCCTTCCAAGCCGCAGGTGGCATCGATGGCATCCGCCGACTGGTTGATGATTTTTATTTGGAAATGGATGCGCTGCCGGAAGCGGTGATTATCCGCAAGATGCACAAAACCGATCTCACCGAGTCGCGCGATAAACTCACGTTATTTTTGTGCGGCTGGATGGGTGGGCCGGGGCTTTATCATGAAAAATACGGGAGTATTAATATTCCCCGCGATCACGCCCACTTACCGATAGGTGAAGCGGAGCGCGATGCGTGGTTGTTATGTATGGAGCGCGCGATTGACAAGCAAAATTATTCACCGGAATTTTCAACTTATCTCTTAGCTCAACTTAAAATTCCCGCTGAGCGGATTTTTGCGACGAGTAAAAAACCGGCAGTATAGAAAAATATAGCTGCAATCCCCGATTTATTTTTCCCTCATTCTCTGCCTCACTTTATTCGAATGCAAAACAGCAGGAACAATCACTAATATCGCAATCATAGCTAAAATCCAAAGATAACTTTGGCCCATGATGGTGAGGTTTACCATTTCACCGGCTTGGTCGTTATTGATATGTTTTGCAAAAGCAAATGGCCCAATGGCCGCTTCATTCGCAATGGAAAAACCAATGCCGCTAAAAGCGCTGTTCCAGCCGAGAGCAGAAAAAGTAGCGTAGGCTTTATAGCCTATTGCTGAAGCGCCAAAGCCGATGACGCCAATGCCGATAGTGCCCAAGCCAAACAAACCTATGCCCACAGCGCCGACGCTGATCAAACCAACAGAAATAATGCCGACACTGACAGGTGCAATCGCAACGCCGCCCCAGGCAAACAACATTCCATAGGCGTAGTCGCCACCGGCAATCCAACCTACGACAGGTTTGTCGCCCTGCTCCGGCATACCAAAACGAAAATGCAGCAAAGGAATTCCCGCGAGACAAAAACGACTTTTGTATTCCCGTTGTTTTGCGCCGATTTGATCTGCCTCACCCTGAAATGCCTGCGGATTAAATAATCGCTCCTCGGCCCTGAGCTTGCGCATTCCGCGTAGCATACGAATCACCAAAATAATATGACCGAGCACCATGCCCAACACTACAAGTTGCGAAACGGCGGCGTAAATACCCGCGTTGCCAACATCATTTAATGCCATGTGCTTCAAGCCAAACATAGCCACTACATAAACAATAGTGATTGCAAAAAAAAGTACGGTGTAAATGATCACGCTGTTGCGCTCGCGTTGTGTGCGTGACTGATCAAGACCTGCCCTTACACCGAAGAACGAACTGACAATACCCGAGAAAGCAGCCAATACCACAATAACGCTCGCCCACTTGAACATTGAGCCGGTTTTCATCGCGCCCGCACTCAAGGCTGCGGCTTTTACCGGCGGGGAAATACCGCCGATAGCCGCCATTACCGCTAGAGTAAACACCGCGCCCTGCGTACTTTTTGCGAGTGTATCCTCCACAAATATCACCATCGCTTTTTGCAGTAGCTTGCGCCCGCGCGACAAGCGTTGTTTCACTGTGTCTTCCGACAGATCTAACTGACTGGCGACATACTCCACCGAGCGATGTTCGCGGTAAAACAAAATCAAAGGTTCGCGATAAGTGTCGGGCATTTTTTCCAGTGCCTGCCAAAGCAATGCCTGCTCTTGCGCACTGATTGCTGCATCTTCAACTTTCACCTGCTGCGAATGCCCACTGGCATGCTCATCTAACTCATCCAGTTCATCGGCGCCCTTCACCGGCTGCGTCGCCTCTTTGCGACGAAAGTGGCTCGCTTTAAACCGCAGAATCCCGCACAGCCACGACTTTAATTTTTCCGGGTCATTGAGGGTGTCGAGTTTTTTCCATGCTTCAATAAATGCTTCTTGTGCTATGTCCTCACTGTGTTTTAAGTCCCCAACAGATGAATAAGCCAGGGAACACAACAGATTTTGGTAGCGCGCAACAATTTTACAAAAGGCATCGCGATCACCCCCTAATGAGGCCATCACCAAGGCGGCGTCGCTCGAATCAATGATGGGGTTTCGTTTTTTAAAAATACTCATGGCTCACTATCTCTACTCTGGAACCATTAAGTGCCCAGCTCCCCACTAAAGGTGACAAGGATTTTTCAATTATTTATCAAAAAAAATCTGTCACCTTCTTTCTCTTATTAGGCACTTAAGTGTTGTGACGATCAGCAATCGCCACAGATTTTTTATCGGCATATTGAATATCCCCAATTACCTATGGAATACCCTTTATGAAACATCTTTTTAGTAGACATCTTAGCTTAGTGGCAATACTCACTTTTTCTAGCGCCAGCTTTGGCGGGGGTTTGAGCCCGTTAATCGACGACTTTAGCGATGCAACCAATAACAACCTGGGCATTCCACGCCAATTCCTAAACGATACCCTTGCAGGAGGAAGTACGACAACCGCACAGGAAGTTGTGCAGGGCATTATCACCGCCAAGGGTGAAATTATCCCGCCACGCGGCCAACCGGGCTGGGCAAGCATGGTATTGCCTCTTGATTCGCAAAGCCTGCCTAAGGATGCAAGCGCATTCGAAGGCGTGCGCCTGCTGATAAAAATCAACAGCGGTAGTATGTCAATTTCAGCCAATAGCACCGAGATCACCAATTTTGACTACCACGCCGCGCCCATCGCCTTATCGGCAGATGGCAAATTCCACGAGATAAAAATTCCCTTCGCCGCCATGAAACGCGCCTGGTCTGAACAGACTCCGCTCAACACCAAAACCATCAACAGCCTGAGTATCGTCGCCTTTGGTTTGCAAAAGAGTGCATTCGATTTCGCCGTGGACGAAGTGAGTTTCTATTAATCAAAAAAGCAGAAACCCGGCAAATAGTATTGCCGGGTAATAACAGCGCAATAGTCGATGCACCTGTAATTCTTTATCCAATCCACTGAAACAACACTATGAATATCTCATCACAACATAATGGGCGACTCGACTATTTAGATGCAGCCCGAGCCTTCGCGCTACTGCTGGGAATTATTTTTCACGCCAGCATATCCTTCATGCCGATTTTTATTGGCTGGGCGGTGATGGACATATCAACGAGCTCCATAGTGTCGACATTTATGATGGTTAGTCACTCCTTCCGACTGGAATTATTTTTTCTGCTTGCTGGATTTTTCAGTCATATGACATTTCATCGCGACGGTGTAGCCAGTTTTTTGCAGTCGCGCTTGGTGCGCATTGCGATCCCATTTGTAATTGGCTGGTTTTTATTGCGCCCGCTGTTGGTTTCCGGCTGGATTATGGGCGCGGAAAGTATGCGCGGTAAAGTGAATATTTTAAATGCATTGAGGGCCGGTTTCGCCACACTGGGCGACTTGCCAAAAGATCTGTTGGTC
Coding sequences within it:
- a CDS encoding DsbA family protein; translated protein: MTTTNKLRIDIVSDVVCPWCIIGYRQLERALTETGTAYELHWQPFELNPDMPTEGQNLREHLAEKYGSTKEQSDANRKHITAVGAELGFEFCFTDDMRMHNTFNVHQLLHWADQQGRKQDLKQALFAAHFTHRRNLSDDEVLADIAAEIGLARGEALAVLHDQRFANDVRAAEKFWIDAGIRGVPAIVFNRRHLVTGAQGTENYKQILQQLAEEAN
- a CDS encoding type II toxin-antitoxin system CcdA family antitoxin, whose amino-acid sequence is MLALYDQNAPKKPTNLSINSDLLKKARDLDINLSAALEQALTDQLKAKQAQQWLEQNKTAIAAYNKSVDDNGVFSDGLRSF
- a CDS encoding CcdB family protein, which gives rise to MAQFTVYQNKNSQSNKVFPLLLDIQTNLLDSLQTTVVVPLKKLGSNKDKALTHLTPTINIEGIDYLILIPQLAGIQRKELGKAIANVEYARAEILNALDFLLTGI
- a CDS encoding group II truncated hemoglobin codes for the protein MSNTPLYGFSDTSFQAAGGIDGIRRLVDDFYLEMDALPEAVIIRKMHKTDLTESRDKLTLFLCGWMGGPGLYHEKYGSINIPRDHAHLPIGEAERDAWLLCMERAIDKQNYSPEFSTYLLAQLKIPAERIFATSKKPAV
- a CDS encoding RNA polymerase sigma factor, whose protein sequence is MSIFKKRNPIIDSSDAALVMASLGGDRDAFCKIVARYQNLLCSLAYSSVGDLKHSEDIAQEAFIEAWKKLDTLNDPEKLKSWLCGILRFKASHFRRKEATQPVKGADELDELDEHASGHSQQVKVEDAAISAQEQALLWQALEKMPDTYREPLILFYREHRSVEYVASQLDLSEDTVKQRLSRGRKLLQKAMVIFVEDTLAKSTQGAVFTLAVMAAIGGISPPVKAAALSAGAMKTGSMFKWASVIVVLAAFSGIVSSFFGVRAGLDQSRTQRERNSVIIYTVLFFAITIVYVVAMFGLKHMALNDVGNAGIYAAVSQLVVLGMVLGHIILVIRMLRGMRKLRAEERLFNPQAFQGEADQIGAKQREYKSRFCLAGIPLLHFRFGMPEQGDKPVVGWIAGGDYAYGMLFAWGGVAIAPVSVGIISVGLISVGAVGIGLFGLGTIGIGVIGFGASAIGYKAYATFSALGWNSAFSGIGFSIANEAAIGPFAFAKHINNDQAGEMVNLTIMGQSYLWILAMIAILVIVPAVLHSNKVRQRMREK
- a CDS encoding CIA30 family protein: MSPLIDDFSDATNNNLGIPRQFLNDTLAGGSTTTAQEVVQGIITAKGEIIPPRGQPGWASMVLPLDSQSLPKDASAFEGVRLLIKINSGSMSISANSTEITNFDYHAAPIALSADGKFHEIKIPFAAMKRAWSEQTPLNTKTINSLSIVAFGLQKSAFDFAVDEVSFY